The following proteins come from a genomic window of Lycium ferocissimum isolate CSIRO_LF1 chromosome 4, AGI_CSIRO_Lferr_CH_V1, whole genome shotgun sequence:
- the LOC132053660 gene encoding stemmadenine O-acetyltransferase-like, with protein sequence MVMVSTNVEVVCRETIKPLRPTPNHLRNYILSSIDQNAPPIYIPVLLFYLTSTTNIITRDQKLCMLKKSLAECLSEYYPLAGTFRDDYSVVECSDEGAEFIEAIVNCNISQIIGTSNVKLLNQLLPFEPTGNWGKQLKQKGDEREVLVAAQANLFSYGQSTCFLNIFCFLYPLFRCGGFAIGVCVSHKIADGTSVVAFLNSWASKSLNTNSENTNTVPPPIFDSAKNFPPREIPRYSHDTGITNKTIVTKRFIFDSSSILALKNKASKGIIGSLDENFKFPTRVEAVSALIWRRVLALYRSKPKAAKICVAVHAVNVRQRMEPPVPNHTFGNYWTVAIAPALLQTEQNAGDDSNINMTILVEKLNKSIRDINADYVDNVIKGRKNMNVLRGPSKNANALDSNFEESEQQKSRLDGDSVETTVRDFLKGDLEVCNFTSWCRFPVYEVDFGWGKPEWVCSPIRSFKNLVILMGTKDGDGMEASVNLLEEDMLLFENDPEILSFAYCP encoded by the exons ATGGTTATGGTAAGTACTAATGTTGAAGTTGTATGTAGGGAGACAATTAAACCATTGCGTCCAACACCTAATCACCTTAGAAACTACATTCTCTCTTCTATTGACCAAAATGCACCTCCTATTTACATCCCTGTTCTACTTTTCTACCTTACTAGTACTACAAATATTATTACCAGAGATCAAAAGCTATGCATGCTGAAGAAATCCCTAGCTGAGTGCCTAAGCGAGTACTATCCATTGGCTGGCACATTCAGAGATGACTATTCTGTTGTTGAGTGCAGTGATGAGGGGGCAGAGTTCATTGAAGCTATAGTTAATTGTAATATTTCCCAAATCATTGGAACTTCAAATGTGAAGTTATTGAATCAGTTGCTGCCCTTTGAGCCCACTGGCAATTGGGGTAAGCAGCTGAAGCAAAAAGGAGATGAGAGGGAAGTGCTTGTAGCTGCTCAAGCCAATTTATTCAG CTACGGCCAATCAA CGTGCTTCCtaaacattttttgttttttgtatccTCTCTTCAGGTGTGGTGGCTTTGCCATAGGTGTGTGCGTTTCGCACAAGATTGCTGATGGAACTTCAGTAgttgctttcttgaattcatgggcTTCCAAATCTTTAAATACCAATAGTGAAAATACTAACACTGTCCCTCCTCCAATTTTTGATTCAGCAAAAAATTTTCCTCCTAGAGAAATACCCCGTTATTCTCATGACACTGGAATAACTAACAAAACAATCGTGACAAAAAGATTTATTTTCGATTCATCTTCTATACTAGCCCTGAAAAATAAAGCATCAAAAGGAATTATTGGTTCATTAGACGaaaatttcaagtttccaaCTCGAGTTGAAGCCGTTTCAGCTCTCATATGGAGGCGCGTCCTCGCCCTTTATAGATCAAAGCCAAAAGCAGCAAAAATTTGTGTAGCAGTTCATGCAGTGAACGTAAGGCAAAGGATGGAACCACCAGTGCCAAATCACACTTTTGGAAATTACTGGACAGTTGCAATAGCCCCTGCATTGCTACAAACAGAGCAAAATGCAGGGGACGATAGTAACATTAACATGACAATACTGGTGGAAAAACTGAACAAATCAATTAGGGATATCAATGCAGATTATGTGGATAATGTTATCAAGGGACGAAAAAATATGAACGTCTTGCGTGGACCCTCCAAAAATGCTAATGCACTCGATAGTAATTTTGAAGAGTCAGAGcaacaaaaatcaagattgGATGGTGATTCAGTAGAAACAACAGTGAGAGATTTTTTGAAGGGAGATTTAGAAGTATGTAATTTTACAAGTTGGTGTAGATTTCCAGTGTATGAAGTGGATTTTGGATGGGGTAAGCCTGAATGGGTTTGCAGTCCAATTAGATCTTTCAAGAATTTGGTGATATTAATGGGGACTAAAGATGGAGATGGTATGGAGGCATCAGTTAATTTGTTAGAAGAGGACAtgcttctgtttgaaaatgatCCTGAGATTCTTTCCTTTGCCTATTGTCCATGA